Within Sporosarcina sp. PTS2304, the genomic segment CGCTACCGTACCGCACACCCCTCTTCCAAGCGGTATACGAATACATGCTGGCAAGCCTTGGAATGGGCCCAGCACTAATTCTTCTCCATCCATTATATAAAATCCGACCCAATTGATGCGGTCAAAAAACTGATTGAGGACAGCGGATGTATTGCTTAAATTCGCATAAACATTCGGTTCACCAAGTAATAATGCATCTATTTGGGAAGCGAGTTGTGCATATCTTTCTTTTGGATTGCTTGAATAATTAATAGGTGTAAACATACTATTCCCTACTTTCTGTGTCGTTATTTTTATCATACACAGAAATGTTTCATCGGAAAAGCAATCGAGCTTATCGCCAAACTTCAGTTCCGAACAGAAATGGGGGTGAGTTACTCTTCCTGTCAAGTGCAGAAAATGAGTGTACGTGTTAGGATTCTCCCTACAGAACCGGACGCTTTCCTGAGGGGGCGCGGCAGACTCGCCATAAGTGCGTGGCGATTATGCCTGTCGCCCTGATCCTCCAGGAGTCGCCGGTTCTTCCGGGAGAATCCT encodes:
- a CDS encoding GAF domain-containing protein, coding for MFTPINYSSNPKERYAQLASQIDALLLGEPNVYANLSNTSAVLNQFFDRINWVGFYIMDGEELVLGPFQGLPACIRIPLGRGVCGTVAQTKKGLVVPDVNAFPGHIACDAASRSEVVVPLLKDGEVFGVLDIDSPELDRFNEDDLEGLTQVVTVLMKHL